One segment of Setaria viridis chromosome 4, Setaria_viridis_v4.0, whole genome shotgun sequence DNA contains the following:
- the LOC117852895 gene encoding uncharacterized protein isoform X1 yields MLCVRAEDALAAAAAAAAASDKMRSVTLGGSIQRAVRRMAGGGGGRKSGGSARAASGDATASCSGDDTSTGSGKREGARRCSMRQYRSQLEQEVKKLQRQLQEEVDLHLALADAITYNAALILKSSIKLPDKAHELLISIASLEIAITKLEEDLNHLHYQLCHARNERLLAENNPGCLLPSPSDCQPSTACDFTEEEHVSMLRDLGFSDYHSVEEDVSTEPEDKQDGEKDTEDRERVSLNRLLEKHQDVSLTGLLEHRNEEMQEACSIEKESKEDQKIDALPFSQSNLKKNSMRENVWNNPNQLSEEMVRSMKDIFLHLSASSKISPEATFANSSSSAERLSGSTLTSLSDSSVIASVLRSPSVDLHHDDGITDEVRNFDPYNVNGKEARRDIGSYCSVAEVSWMYIGNEQLEYASGALKKFRFLVDQLSKVDPTCMDCDERLAFWINLYNALIMHAYLAYGVPENDIKLFTLMQKACYTVGGQSVSAAEIEFVILKMKTPVHRPQLSLMLALHKFKTSEKLKRYSIDNTEPLILFALCCGMFSSPAVRIFSAANIRQELQESIRDYIRASVGINDKGELIVPKLLQSYAKGIVEDSLLADWICRHLTLEQVAAIQDTSSSHKQRLLGVRSFSVIPFDSRFRCVVLLRARISRAETGCNLAFISESARCR; encoded by the exons ATGCTGTGCGTGCGCGCGGAGGACGCGCtggccgccgcagcagccgcggccgcggcgtccgACAAGATGCGCTCCGTGACCCT GGGGGGCTCGATCCAGAGGGCGGTGCGGAGgatggccggcggtggtggcgggaggaAGTCCGGCGGTtcggcgcgcgcggcgagcggcgacgcgaCGGCGAGCTGCTCTGGG GATGATACCAGCACTGGCAGTGGCAAGAGGGAAGGGGCGAGAAGGTGCAGCATGCGGCAGTACCGGTCTCAGCTGGAGCAGGAA GTTAAGAAATTGCAAAGGCAACTACAAGAAGAGGTTGACTTGCATCTGGCATTGGCAGATGCCATTACTTATAACGCCGCACTGATACTAAAGTCTTCTATAAAGCTTCCAGACAAG GCACATGAGCTATTAATTAGCATAGCCTCTTTGGAGATCGCTATCACAAAGCTTGAAGAGGATCTAAATCACCTGCATTACCAGTTATGTCACGCAAGGAATGAAAGGCTACTTGCAGAGAATAACCCAGGATGCTTGCTACCTTCACCATCAGATTGCCAACCCTCCACAGCTTGCGATTTCACAGAGGAAGAA CACGTATCAATGTTAAGAGATTTGGGATTCAGTGATTATCACTCAGTGGAAGAAGATGTTTCTACTGAACCTGAAGATAAACAGGATGGTGAAAAAGACACTGAAGATAGAGAGCGGGTATCTCTAAATAGGCTGCTAGAAAAGCACCAAGATGTTTCTTTAACTGGACTGTTGGAACACCGTAATGAAGAG ATGCAAGAGGCATGCTCTATTgaaaaagaaagcaaagaaGATCAGAAGATAGATGCACTACCATTTAGCCAATCCAATTTGAAGAAAAACAGCATGAGAGAAAATGTATGGAATAATCCAAATCAGCTATCTGAAGAGATGGTGCGCTCCATGAAAGATATCTTCCTTCATTTATCTGCATCTTCCAAGATATCACCAGAGGCGACTTTTgctaattcatcttcatcagcaGAACGTCTATCTGGTTCAACATTGACGTCTTTGTCGGATTCATCTGTAATAGCCTCAGTGTTGCGCAGTCCTTCAGTTGACTTGCACCACGATGATGGTATTACTGATGAAGTTAGAAACTTCGACCCATACAACGTTAATGGAAAGGAAGCCCGGAGAGACATTGGAAGCTATTGTTCAGTAGCTGAAGTGTCTTGGATGTATATTGGCAATGAACAACTTGAATATGCATCTGGAGCTCTGAAAAAGTTCAG ATTTCTTGTGGATCAACTATCCAAGGTTGACCCAACTTGTATGGACTGTGATGAACGATTAGCATTTTGGATTAACCTGTACAATGCACTGATAATGCAT GCATATTTGGCATATGGTGTACCTGAAAATGACATCAAGCTTTTCACACTGATGCAGAAG GCCTGTTACACAGTCGGTGGGCAGTCTGTCAGTGCAGCTGAAATAGAGTTTGTGATTCTGAAGATGAAAACTCCAGTGCATCGACCACAACTA TCCTTGATGTTGGCCCTTCACAAATTTAAAACTTCAGAGAAGCTCAAAAGATATTCAATCGATAATACTGAACCCCTTATACTCTTTGCACTCTGTTGTGGGATGTTCTCTTCACCTGCG GTACGTATTTTCTCTGCTGCGAATATTCGACAGGAGCTTCAAGAATCAATAAGAGACTACATCCGAGCATCAGTTGGTATAAATGACAAAGGAGAGCTTATAGTCCCAAAGCTACTGCAGAGCTATGCCAAAGGCATTGTAGAGGACTCTCTGCTTGCCGATTGGATCTGTCGTCATCTAACACTAGAACAAGTCGCTGCAATCCAAGATACTTCATCTTCACACAAGCAGCGCCTCCTTGGAGTGCGCAGTTTTAGCGTTATCCCATTCGATTCAAGATTCCG GTGTGTGGTGCTTCTGCGCGCACGGATTTCTCGAGCTGAAACTGGATGCAATCTAGCATTCATTTCTGAATCGGCTCGATGTCGATGA
- the LOC117852895 gene encoding uncharacterized protein isoform X2: MAALIWCLCSLCRMIPALAVARGKGREGAACGSTGLSWSRNPDIPVQVKKLQRQLQEEVDLHLALADAITYNAALILKSSIKLPDKAHELLISIASLEIAITKLEEDLNHLHYQLCHARNERLLAENNPGCLLPSPSDCQPSTACDFTEEEHVSMLRDLGFSDYHSVEEDVSTEPEDKQDGEKDTEDRERVSLNRLLEKHQDVSLTGLLEHRNEEMQEACSIEKESKEDQKIDALPFSQSNLKKNSMRENVWNNPNQLSEEMVRSMKDIFLHLSASSKISPEATFANSSSSAERLSGSTLTSLSDSSVIASVLRSPSVDLHHDDGITDEVRNFDPYNVNGKEARRDIGSYCSVAEVSWMYIGNEQLEYASGALKKFRFLVDQLSKVDPTCMDCDERLAFWINLYNALIMHAYLAYGVPENDIKLFTLMQKACYTVGGQSVSAAEIEFVILKMKTPVHRPQLSLMLALHKFKTSEKLKRYSIDNTEPLILFALCCGMFSSPAVRIFSAANIRQELQESIRDYIRASVGINDKGELIVPKLLQSYAKGIVEDSLLADWICRHLTLEQVAAIQDTSSSHKQRLLGVRSFSVIPFDSRFRCVVLLRARISRAETGCNLAFISESARCR, encoded by the exons ATGGCAGCTCTGATCTGGTGTTTGTGTTCCCTTTGCAGGATGATACCAGCACTGGCAGTGGCAAGAGGGAAGGGGCGAGAAGGTGCAGCATGCGGCAGTACCGGTCTCAGCTGGAGCAGGAA TCCTGACATACCTGTACAGGTTAAGAAATTGCAAAGGCAACTACAAGAAGAGGTTGACTTGCATCTGGCATTGGCAGATGCCATTACTTATAACGCCGCACTGATACTAAAGTCTTCTATAAAGCTTCCAGACAAG GCACATGAGCTATTAATTAGCATAGCCTCTTTGGAGATCGCTATCACAAAGCTTGAAGAGGATCTAAATCACCTGCATTACCAGTTATGTCACGCAAGGAATGAAAGGCTACTTGCAGAGAATAACCCAGGATGCTTGCTACCTTCACCATCAGATTGCCAACCCTCCACAGCTTGCGATTTCACAGAGGAAGAA CACGTATCAATGTTAAGAGATTTGGGATTCAGTGATTATCACTCAGTGGAAGAAGATGTTTCTACTGAACCTGAAGATAAACAGGATGGTGAAAAAGACACTGAAGATAGAGAGCGGGTATCTCTAAATAGGCTGCTAGAAAAGCACCAAGATGTTTCTTTAACTGGACTGTTGGAACACCGTAATGAAGAG ATGCAAGAGGCATGCTCTATTgaaaaagaaagcaaagaaGATCAGAAGATAGATGCACTACCATTTAGCCAATCCAATTTGAAGAAAAACAGCATGAGAGAAAATGTATGGAATAATCCAAATCAGCTATCTGAAGAGATGGTGCGCTCCATGAAAGATATCTTCCTTCATTTATCTGCATCTTCCAAGATATCACCAGAGGCGACTTTTgctaattcatcttcatcagcaGAACGTCTATCTGGTTCAACATTGACGTCTTTGTCGGATTCATCTGTAATAGCCTCAGTGTTGCGCAGTCCTTCAGTTGACTTGCACCACGATGATGGTATTACTGATGAAGTTAGAAACTTCGACCCATACAACGTTAATGGAAAGGAAGCCCGGAGAGACATTGGAAGCTATTGTTCAGTAGCTGAAGTGTCTTGGATGTATATTGGCAATGAACAACTTGAATATGCATCTGGAGCTCTGAAAAAGTTCAG ATTTCTTGTGGATCAACTATCCAAGGTTGACCCAACTTGTATGGACTGTGATGAACGATTAGCATTTTGGATTAACCTGTACAATGCACTGATAATGCAT GCATATTTGGCATATGGTGTACCTGAAAATGACATCAAGCTTTTCACACTGATGCAGAAG GCCTGTTACACAGTCGGTGGGCAGTCTGTCAGTGCAGCTGAAATAGAGTTTGTGATTCTGAAGATGAAAACTCCAGTGCATCGACCACAACTA TCCTTGATGTTGGCCCTTCACAAATTTAAAACTTCAGAGAAGCTCAAAAGATATTCAATCGATAATACTGAACCCCTTATACTCTTTGCACTCTGTTGTGGGATGTTCTCTTCACCTGCG GTACGTATTTTCTCTGCTGCGAATATTCGACAGGAGCTTCAAGAATCAATAAGAGACTACATCCGAGCATCAGTTGGTATAAATGACAAAGGAGAGCTTATAGTCCCAAAGCTACTGCAGAGCTATGCCAAAGGCATTGTAGAGGACTCTCTGCTTGCCGATTGGATCTGTCGTCATCTAACACTAGAACAAGTCGCTGCAATCCAAGATACTTCATCTTCACACAAGCAGCGCCTCCTTGGAGTGCGCAGTTTTAGCGTTATCCCATTCGATTCAAGATTCCG GTGTGTGGTGCTTCTGCGCGCACGGATTTCTCGAGCTGAAACTGGATGCAATCTAGCATTCATTTCTGAATCGGCTCGATGTCGATGA
- the LOC117852895 gene encoding uncharacterized protein isoform X3, whose product MIPALAVARGKGREGAACGSTGLSWSRNPDIPVQVKKLQRQLQEEVDLHLALADAITYNAALILKSSIKLPDKAHELLISIASLEIAITKLEEDLNHLHYQLCHARNERLLAENNPGCLLPSPSDCQPSTACDFTEEEHVSMLRDLGFSDYHSVEEDVSTEPEDKQDGEKDTEDRERVSLNRLLEKHQDVSLTGLLEHRNEEMQEACSIEKESKEDQKIDALPFSQSNLKKNSMRENVWNNPNQLSEEMVRSMKDIFLHLSASSKISPEATFANSSSSAERLSGSTLTSLSDSSVIASVLRSPSVDLHHDDGITDEVRNFDPYNVNGKEARRDIGSYCSVAEVSWMYIGNEQLEYASGALKKFRFLVDQLSKVDPTCMDCDERLAFWINLYNALIMHAYLAYGVPENDIKLFTLMQKACYTVGGQSVSAAEIEFVILKMKTPVHRPQLSLMLALHKFKTSEKLKRYSIDNTEPLILFALCCGMFSSPAVRIFSAANIRQELQESIRDYIRASVGINDKGELIVPKLLQSYAKGIVEDSLLADWICRHLTLEQVAAIQDTSSSHKQRLLGVRSFSVIPFDSRFRCVVLLRARISRAETGCNLAFISESARCR is encoded by the exons ATGATACCAGCACTGGCAGTGGCAAGAGGGAAGGGGCGAGAAGGTGCAGCATGCGGCAGTACCGGTCTCAGCTGGAGCAGGAA TCCTGACATACCTGTACAGGTTAAGAAATTGCAAAGGCAACTACAAGAAGAGGTTGACTTGCATCTGGCATTGGCAGATGCCATTACTTATAACGCCGCACTGATACTAAAGTCTTCTATAAAGCTTCCAGACAAG GCACATGAGCTATTAATTAGCATAGCCTCTTTGGAGATCGCTATCACAAAGCTTGAAGAGGATCTAAATCACCTGCATTACCAGTTATGTCACGCAAGGAATGAAAGGCTACTTGCAGAGAATAACCCAGGATGCTTGCTACCTTCACCATCAGATTGCCAACCCTCCACAGCTTGCGATTTCACAGAGGAAGAA CACGTATCAATGTTAAGAGATTTGGGATTCAGTGATTATCACTCAGTGGAAGAAGATGTTTCTACTGAACCTGAAGATAAACAGGATGGTGAAAAAGACACTGAAGATAGAGAGCGGGTATCTCTAAATAGGCTGCTAGAAAAGCACCAAGATGTTTCTTTAACTGGACTGTTGGAACACCGTAATGAAGAG ATGCAAGAGGCATGCTCTATTgaaaaagaaagcaaagaaGATCAGAAGATAGATGCACTACCATTTAGCCAATCCAATTTGAAGAAAAACAGCATGAGAGAAAATGTATGGAATAATCCAAATCAGCTATCTGAAGAGATGGTGCGCTCCATGAAAGATATCTTCCTTCATTTATCTGCATCTTCCAAGATATCACCAGAGGCGACTTTTgctaattcatcttcatcagcaGAACGTCTATCTGGTTCAACATTGACGTCTTTGTCGGATTCATCTGTAATAGCCTCAGTGTTGCGCAGTCCTTCAGTTGACTTGCACCACGATGATGGTATTACTGATGAAGTTAGAAACTTCGACCCATACAACGTTAATGGAAAGGAAGCCCGGAGAGACATTGGAAGCTATTGTTCAGTAGCTGAAGTGTCTTGGATGTATATTGGCAATGAACAACTTGAATATGCATCTGGAGCTCTGAAAAAGTTCAG ATTTCTTGTGGATCAACTATCCAAGGTTGACCCAACTTGTATGGACTGTGATGAACGATTAGCATTTTGGATTAACCTGTACAATGCACTGATAATGCAT GCATATTTGGCATATGGTGTACCTGAAAATGACATCAAGCTTTTCACACTGATGCAGAAG GCCTGTTACACAGTCGGTGGGCAGTCTGTCAGTGCAGCTGAAATAGAGTTTGTGATTCTGAAGATGAAAACTCCAGTGCATCGACCACAACTA TCCTTGATGTTGGCCCTTCACAAATTTAAAACTTCAGAGAAGCTCAAAAGATATTCAATCGATAATACTGAACCCCTTATACTCTTTGCACTCTGTTGTGGGATGTTCTCTTCACCTGCG GTACGTATTTTCTCTGCTGCGAATATTCGACAGGAGCTTCAAGAATCAATAAGAGACTACATCCGAGCATCAGTTGGTATAAATGACAAAGGAGAGCTTATAGTCCCAAAGCTACTGCAGAGCTATGCCAAAGGCATTGTAGAGGACTCTCTGCTTGCCGATTGGATCTGTCGTCATCTAACACTAGAACAAGTCGCTGCAATCCAAGATACTTCATCTTCACACAAGCAGCGCCTCCTTGGAGTGCGCAGTTTTAGCGTTATCCCATTCGATTCAAGATTCCG GTGTGTGGTGCTTCTGCGCGCACGGATTTCTCGAGCTGAAACTGGATGCAATCTAGCATTCATTTCTGAATCGGCTCGATGTCGATGA
- the LOC117852896 gene encoding taxane 13-alpha-hydroxylase, whose protein sequence is MDATPAMLAAAVAILAVVASLPLVLLRLLSASAGGKKTQPPLPPGSFSLPFIGQTLSLVRALRANTADDWLRRCVAAYGPVSRLSLFGFPTAFLVGSAANKFIFSSAAVTAKTPESLARMVGRRTIRDVVGDEHRRVRAMMVQFLRVDAVKRYVAGMDGEVRRHLDAEWRGRGAVAVMPSMKLLTFDVMSTTIFGLGRDAAVRRELWTEFQQLLRGIWAVPVNLPFTSYSRCLAASRRGRRAVAGVIQERRARLDRGESSPSDDVVTLMLAEGLHDEEIIDNVMFLMVAAHDTTAALLTFLIRQLEFDKDTYEKVVQEQEEIARSKAPGEALSWEDLTRMRYTWAAAMETLRMVPPVFSMMRKTVADVEYGGYLIPKGWQVIHAANMTQWDPAIFPEPGRFEPARFESPAAAVPPFAFVPFGGGARVCPGNEFARVETLVTVHYIVTRFRWKLAAGCDRNFSRFPLPYPSQGLLIDIEPIQK, encoded by the exons ATGGATGCTACTCCGGCGATGTTGGCGGCTGCAGTCGCCATCCTCGCCGTTGTTGCATCGCTCCCACTAGTactgctccgcctcctctctGCCAGCGCCGGCGGCAAGAAGACACAGCCCCCGCTGCCTCCCGGTTCGTTCAGTCTACCTTTCATCGGGCAGACGCTAAGCCTGGTTCGCGCCCTCCGCGCCAACACCGCCGACGACTGGCTCCGGCGCTGCGTGGCCGCGTACGGCCCCGTGTCGCGTCTGTCCCTCTTCGGCTTCCCGACGGCCTTCCTCGTCGGCTCCGCCGCCAACAAGTTCATCTTCTCCAGTGCCGCGGTGACCGCCAAGACCCCCGAGTCCCTCGCCCGGATGGTCGGCCGCAGGACGATCCGGGACGTGGTCGGCGACGAGCACCGCCGCGTCAGGGCCATGATGGTGCAGTTCCTCAGGGTGGACGCCGTCAAGAGGTACGTCGCCGGCATGGACGGCGAGGTCCGGCGCCACCTCGACGCGGAGTGGCGTGGCCGCGGCGCCGTGGCCGTGATGCCGTCGATGAAGCTGCTGACCTTCGACGTCATGAGCACCACCATCTTCGGCCTGGGGAGGGACGCCGCCGTCCGGCGGGAGCTGTGGACGGAGTTCCAGCAGCTGCTGAGGGGCATCTGGGCGGTCCCGGTCAACCTGCCCTTCACCAGCTACAGCCGCTGCCTCGCCGcgagccggcgcgggcggcgcgccgtcgccggggtCATCCAGGAGAGGAGGGCCAGGCTGGATCGCGGGGAGAGCTCGCCGTCCGACGACGTGGTCACGCTCATGCTCGCGGAGGGCCTGCACGACGAGGAGATCATCGACAACGTCATGTTCCTCATGGTCGCCGCGCACGacaccaccgccgccctcctcaCCTTCCTCATCCGGCAGCTCGAGTTCGACAAAGACACCTATGAAAAAGTTGTCCAGG AGCAAGAAGAGATCGCGCGGAGCAAGGCGCCCGGTGAGGCTCTGTCGTGGGAGGACCTGACCAGGATGAGGTACacctgggcggcggcgatggagacgCTGCGGATGGTCCCTCCGGTGTTCAGCATGATGAGGAAGACGGTCGCCGACGTCGAGTACGGCGGCTACCTCATACCCAAAGGCTGGCAGGTGATCCACGCGGCCAACATGACGCAGTGGGACCCGGCCATCTTCCCGGAGCCCGGCAGGTTCGAGCCGGCGCGGTTCGAGagcccagcggcggcggtgccgcccTTCGCCTTCGTGccgttcggcggcggcgcgcgcgtctGCCCCGGGAACGAGTTCGCCAGGGTGGAGACGCTGGTGACCGTGCACTACATCGTGACGCGCTTCAGGTGGaagctcgccgccggctgcgACCGCAACTTCTCCAGGTTCCCGCTGCCGTACCCGTCTCAGGGCCTGCTCATCGACATCGAGCCGATTCAGAAATGA